The Terriglobus roseus region CGGCGCTGTCGCAGGCGGCCACACCGCAAAAGAATCGCGCAAGCATGGAAACTATGCAGATTCCCAGCCATGGCTCGTTGATGAACGGGCTTATGTATGTGGCGGAGGGAGCTGGACCGCATCCGGTGGTGATATTGCTGCACGGCTTTCCGGGCAACGAACAGAATCTTGATCTGGCCCAAGATATGCGTCGTGCCGGATGGGATGTGCTGTTCTTTCACTATCGCGGTGCTTGGGGCTCGTCGGGAGACTATTCGTTTACGCATGTGGTGGAAGATGTCGCCTCTGCTGTGGCCTACGTGCGCGATCCTGCCAATGCACAAAAGCTGCGCGCGGATAGCAAACACATCGTTTTGCTAGGTCACAGCGCAGGTGGATTTGCGGCAGTGCAGGTAGGCGCAGCAGATCCCACGATCACTGCGATTGGACTCATTTCAGCGGCGGACATGGCTGGGAGAATCCCGGAAAATCTGCCGAAACAGGCCGAACCGGTGGCACGCGCGCGGATCAGCAAGGGGCTTGCAGCAGAAGGGATGGCGCCGTTGAGTGGGACCTCGCCAGATGCGTTGGCGCAGGAGACGCTGGATCACGCGACGCAGTGGCGTTTTCTTGCCAATGCGAAGGCGCTTTCTACGCGGCCCCTGCTGAATGTCACATCGGATGATGGGTTGGCCGGAATGGATGATGCTCTGGCTGAGGCCGTACGCAAAGATGGCGATGCCGCAGTGACCTCAGTGCATTTCGCGACGGATCACGCCTACTCCGACAAGCGGCAGGAACTATCCGCAGCGGTCCTGCAATGGCTGAAGG contains the following coding sequences:
- a CDS encoding alpha/beta hydrolase produces the protein MSMSLLRSAAIATMFCGVTLSALSQAATPQKNRASMETMQIPSHGSLMNGLMYVAEGAGPHPVVILLHGFPGNEQNLDLAQDMRRAGWDVLFFHYRGAWGSSGDYSFTHVVEDVASAVAYVRDPANAQKLRADSKHIVLLGHSAGGFAAVQVGAADPTITAIGLISAADMAGRIPENLPKQAEPVARARISKGLAAEGMAPLSGTSPDALAQETLDHATQWRFLANAKALSTRPLLNVTSDDGLAGMDDALAEAVRKDGDAAVTSVHFATDHAYSDKRQELSAAVLQWLKGLPLK